The window TCTTTTAGAGGCAGGTAGATTTTTAAACCAGGGTGGAAAATTCTGCATCCATACATGGACAACCTGCACACTGAGAAATTAATTGAACTTTCTGCAGAAAGGACAACAACCTCAGTTCCAATATGGTTCCTTCTATTTATCAATAGGACAGCAATTACACCTGATATTGCCTGGGATGAAAGGGAAAGttactcaatgtcactaaaaatTGCAAACAAAGCTCATGCCAAGTAGACCCCACACTAGAGCAGTAAAGAGAGGAAGGCAAAGTTTAAAACTTAAATGCACAATCCATTTGAGCCAAAACATATGCTGCCAACTGATCCCACTCATTTGAAGAAGCTTCAGACTGTTCACAACTCACACCTACTGCATTAGAGCTCAGAAAATAGAATAAGAGGAAACTGGTGATCCAGTGAGAGCCGGGTAAACCTAGAATCTTACTGGGAAATTACAGGTCCTGTATTACAACTCTAGTTAGCTGACACGAAATAGAATATTGAAGACTCAAGGTGCCCAGCTTGTGGAACTGGGCATTAAAGAGTATTGTGGAAGTGAAGGAGCTCAGAGTTCAGCTCTGCCAGCTTAGAAAACTGGTTGGATATTTGCAGAAAGACCTTTAAAAGTCTTCCTGAATTTTGGGACTGGTGAACATTGGACGTCTATAATGATGATCGGTGGGACCAAGGAATTGGATGTTGTCAAAATAACAAAATACAAGGTGTCCTAGTTACAAGCGGGAAGGCACAAGGGACATAGGACAGAGTCAAGTTACAAGGAGACCAGTTCAGTGGGTAAAATTGCAGCAGGACCTTAACTAatctatttaataaaattaattgcAAGAGGGTAATTTTAAAACTAAAAATAGTTAAGAATTTGGActtcatttttattgtttaaaatcATCTATTCAAATAGCAAAATGTTCATTAGCTGCTCCAAAAATGTAGTGAACTTTTAATTAATCTTGTATTAAAATAATAATACAAGATGCAACTAAGGTGAACATAAATGCACAAGGACACAAACTATTAACAAGTCTGTCAAATGTAGCTTTATTTAAATCAAGCACCACCATCTATTACAGTGGAATCAAGTTAGACTGTAATTAAACTTCATAATCTCGCCTTTGATTATTTGTTATGATGGACATGTCTGATCTTCCATCTATACAAGAATAGGAGTCCAAGTCCCCAAAATATGGTGTAGCCACAAGCACAACTCATTGATTTTCTGCAAGAAAAAACAGTTCAGTCAAGGATTGTTCTACATACTTAAATTTGAAGTGTTGATCTATTGTTAAAAGCAGGTTATCATTAGACTAATCAATAACAGATGTATTTGGCAATTTATAGAATCCTGGCAGACTAGAGAAAATGTTTAATGTAAAGCAAACAATGATTGTTCGTACCCAAAGTTTTGGATTCCAGTTGTTTACCGAGTACTCTGAGGGGACCCACTTTGATTACTTGACCAACACTAGATTCATGGACTGAAAAGACAAACAATTATCACAATGTTTCAAACAGTTATTACCCAAAGAGATATCAGAAGTGGGAAAATTACCTGTGTGTTGTTTATGGCGAGATGGGATAGGCTGGCAGCTTGTATTACAGCAGTCACACAAGGAACTTTGTAATGGGGCATCCAAGAGCTTCCAACTAGAATAAAATTAAGTGAAACTAACAGGAATTAAATGTTACTGATTAGAATGCAGGGAATACTTCTGTTTGCCTACTCTGGGGAATGGGAAGCAATTCTGCAAACTAcaaatggtttcaaatctatggtGCAGTCACAAGAGAGTGAGGGAGTTTGGGGTCGACTTAATGCAGAGTGTCAAGTTAAAGTTTAGGAAAGCAAGGCCCAGGTTTTGTTGAAAAAATTTTACCTTTTGGTTTGCTGATCAAAAGAACATGCTTTGTGCAAGAGACCATCCCAACTGGGGACCCACACAAAGGCACTGCAGTGTATAAAAATCTGAAAAATGCAAATGTTGCCCATCAATCCTTCCACCCAGTACAATGGCTTCAAACTTCTGCTGCACATCCAACTTGATGTGTTTTCTACTAACAATGCATACAGAAATAGACTTCACACATGGCTAATTTACTTAGAGATTTTCGAGTTAAATACTGTTAATCAAGGTAAAATACCAAAACAAACAAAGACCATCAACACAATTTTCACCCATTAAAGATttacaaaaaattttaaaactcacatcagcatcttccaggctgaggaatttaaatgCTTGAATGACAAATTGAAGGACTGACCCATCACTTCTGGGCAAGTACTTGGAATTTCCAGTTTTCCCATCAACAAGACATCTAAAGAACAGGAAGAGATTCAATCTACAATTCAGACAAACACCAATTATCACTCTCCTTTCAGTCTTACCCATAATTGTTTATGATAGTATAGTTCTCTGGAGACTTTCCCAACGAGCGGGTTGGTGTGGCAATACATTCCTTCAGGTAGAGGCGAAGGGGTTGATGATATGTTGCAAGGACTGATGCTTCTAGGTTAATGGAAGCTCCCAGGAAGAACAGAGAATCTGGCCGTTCTGCAGTCCAGTCACCTACAGCAGATGTCATTGTCGTTAGTAATTCACTGCAAAGTATCAAAGGACAAACTGCTCCTGTGGAGTAAATGAACCACATCCTGTCCGCACCCCATCAGATTCTTTACCCAATCCATCCATTTCTCTTTTGATTAAATGGTCTGACCCCAAATCACCAATATCTGTAGATGCTATTAATTTGCTAAAACAGGACATTAGAATTCCCAATGTTGAGAACTCAGGATGAAATTAACAAACAGCTGGATTCAAGGGGTTCAAGTACAAGAGTCCTTCAATAAGGAAAGTGGACATGAACACCCAATTGTGCAAAGACATGTCCTTACTCCAAGTGGTTCAGTGAAGGATAACTTTCATTGCAACCACAACTAATTCAAGTGTCATCTAGATGGTGAAGACTGGCATTTCTAGGCCATTGTTTTCTGTAGAGTCTTCACAAGAAGAAATCATTGATCAGGTTAAACATTACTCAGGTCTGCCCATCTTTCAAATTACAATGTTTAGTTTAGCCACAAAAACTGGCAGCAATTCCACTGGTGCtggaccatggagagcagggACGAAGGCACTTCACAGTCCGTTGGGCTCCTACTACACATCTCGACTGTCTTCAGCACcaaaggagctgacggtggtttattttaaactcCTGCGACTGCAtgatcccaagatggcagcagcagCCACAAGGTGTTGCAGACTCTGTTGACCTAGAGGATTGgaatagggcaccagaaaatggatgGACCACCATTATCCAGCATTttgttgagaaggaaaagccCAGGAGGCTACCcataggacagtgaccacagcagcagatagGTGAGGGGCTCAGGGGAAGAACAGCTGTTTGTAACTGGAGGGGAGGAACCTTTGAAGGCTGGAGAATGGCTGAAGGGTTCCCAACGATCAGAGCTAAGACAGACAAGGACTTCCTTGGTTGCAGTTGGCATGGCAACAAAAGCAGACAACAGAAGTCAAGCCCCTTGTTGGTTCAAGCAGCTGATACATATTAATTGGTTATTTGGCCAGAGAAAACCACCCAATTAGAAACATGGAACCATTACAGActttactgacaataaccacaccagcagtgggagtataagacagctttaataaactaatatgtacactaagaggtcttgtttctctgcaagacgaacctgaaaggctagactgtagccctggactgctttatatacaaggtcactggggtgACCCCTGGTGTAATGACATATCACCACAGACAACAGCTCATTTACACAGAGCAAGGGGAAGTGAAGGCATAGAACCAGGTCGCCCTATTTCAAAGTGCGTAACACAAACCACCTCACCATTAACCTGCAATATTCTTCAAAAACAATCCTCACCAGTCATCATCTTCATGGAGAAGATCAGGTTGCCATCTGCAGCCAGTGCCCCAGTAAGTGGAAGACTTGGCAGGAGGattggcctctcattcctggggAAAGAGTGGGCAGCGACTCATACAGAGGTTTCAGTGGCGTGAACAGACACTAAATATCGTTATCAAACATCAGGTGAAGACAGTTTTTAACTTGGGAACATCACGCATTTAATCCCTTGGAGTTTGCAAACCATCTGGTGAGGTTTAACCAGACCAAACCCACACGCTCGTTTCTCATCCAGTCTTGTGGGCTATGGGTTGGCCACTCCACTGACAAGGGAGCCGGTGCCTGCAGTTCGGGGGAGTGTTCAGACCCTTACACTGGGTAGCGACATTCCAGACGGGCGTTGAGCTGCGGCGAGTCCATCCCAGGGGCAGAGCTTCCTCCAAACTTCAAGTAGTTCCAGAAAATCACCTCCTGATCAGTCACctgaggagggggaaaggggtcaTTAGCCAAGGGTCCATCCAGGAGCTGGGGCCGAGCGACAGCAGGAAGGGTCGCACCCACCAGCCGGCCTGCCCAGCAGTCCTGCAGCGCGTACTGGAAGAGGACAAGTCGGGGAGAGCTGAAGCCCGACGGAGGGCACTTTCCCAGCCGCAGAGCCGAAGCAGAAGCGCCAGCGCCCGGATCCATCGCCACCCACACGGTCATGGTGGAGTGACCGCAGGAGTAAGTGAGGGCAGGTGGAAGAGCTGAAAGAGAGGAACAGTGAGTCAGGGCTGGAGGCGAGAACAGGCGGCGACAGAGGCAGAAAGGTCCGGACCGACCTGCTGGCTGCTGCCCGGTCACCGCAGCCACCGCGAGCAGCAGGAACCTGGCCACCGCAGTCATCCTCCCGGAGAGCTGGGCCACTGGCCGCAGGGGGGGTCACCGGGCACTTATAACGCGCTCATTCCAGTGCCCGAGCGGGAGCAGCGCGGCTCCAATGGACTGGACCAATGAGAATCGGAGCAACTCATTGAGGGCTCGGCGTGGAAGGAGGAAGACGGGGCAACTCGCCCCGAGGAGCTCGTTGCCTCGATGAGGGGCCCCTGCGCTGTTGCCCATCGCCCCGCGTCGTGTTTCCTGGAGCAGAGATGAGCCAGATCATGGGAGCGCCAAAGGCCAGCGATCTGGAGTGAGAACATCAAGGGGAGACAGCGTGGAGGGGAAGAGAAATCTGAACCTTCCCCTCACCTTCAAACCACCTCCCCTTTAACCCTTGGCTGTGTCCTGAGATCTTAATTCGAACCACTGGCCTCCACTGATGTTAGTCAATTCATTGTATATTTGAGGTGTTAATTGTGGGCGGATTTATGCCATATCCTGGTCACTTCCCGGATCAACCTTGGGAGAATATTGTATTTTGTGGAGGAACGGGAAGCAAATTACTTCAAAGACAACTTAAATGTCTTTAGAGTTTAGAAACACACACAAGTCGTCTTTCAGATTAATTCTTCAGGAGCTTGTTATTGCAAAATATCATTGATTGAAAAACTACATTGCAAATCTACAAGCAAACACAAAGTGTGGAAACTGGAACTTCTGACAAACATTAATACTGTTCACAAGGCTCAGTGTGACCCATAATGTTACTATCAGAAATCACTTCATTAACGTGCTGGACACTGACCCCAacagctcagtcacctggtgcattgtgatgtcataatcgctgcccagagtGTGctttggaagggatgctggagtcagagagaaacctctgatgacgccatttccccatggctgccccgtcacgtggcgatacaagcggggccagttcgtcaTAAGGATGTGCACCGTcacacaaccctcccccccaGAACTGACTACACATCCTGTCACTTTGGCGGCCAGCCTCGGCGCTTGGGCGCAGCCGTCTGCACCGCCAGTGATAAGTCCTAATGAGCAGCCTATAAGCGGACCACAGTAAACAATTCTTCCCCGCCCCCCACATCTAAAGTAAATATCCCACCCGACTGCTGGAGAATCTTGCAAGGCCCTTCGAATGGGCTGTGCTGCTGGGCCCTCTGTGTACCTCTCCGGACAAACACAAATTGCGCCACATCCAGATCTTTCGTTCGATGGGATGGTCAGGTGCTGTGGTGCCAATGGGGCGGCAGGGTTAGGTTGCCCAGTTGTTTACGGAGGTCTGCGATCTGCTCACCTTCATTGTGCATGATCTCGGCTTCCATGCTGAAGAATTCACCTGGCAGGGAGAATGGCGCACCGTAAACCATTTCTGCTgatgaggcttgcaggtcctccttgggtgccatccgaatcccaaggagaacccagtgcaactcgtccacccagtcggggccagaaagtcttgccatcagagTGGACTTAATGTGTTGGTGGAACCTCTCTGCCAACCCGTTAGACCATGGATGGTCGACCGTGGTGTGGTGCGGTGTTACACCGAAATGCCTTGCCAGCTGCAACCATAGTGCAGAGGTAAATTGGGCACCTCTGTCACTTGTGATGTGCGCAGGCATGCTGAAACGAGtgatccactggctgaccagggctctagcACACGTCTCCACTGACGCCTCACGGACCAgcatggcttccggccacctggTTGCTCTGTCCAATATGGTAAACAGGTACCGCGACTACCTGGACCCATGACATCCACGTGGATATGCTGGAACGTCCGCGTTGCTGAGTTGAAATGATGAACAGGGGCCTGTGGACTTCAGACATTCAGCacctgatgcagttgtgggttagCACTGCCATCTGCTTCTTGAGGCCATGGCAGACGAATCGCTGTGCCACCATACACATGGTAGTTTTTACTGTGGGGCAGGCAAGATCATGGATAGAGCTGACAACCCTTGCCCTCCACTCCTCTGGAACTACCAGGCGCTTTGAGCCGGTGGAGATGTTGCAGAGCAGTGGCTGGGCGGAGTCAGGAAACTTGATAACTTCGATCTGGAGCTCTTACACCTGGACGAAATACTTCGAGATGGCGGTCAGGACAGCTTGAGTTTTGGCATCATGCTGCTGGGCCTGTGGTGGTTGTGCATAGTCGAGGCCGGGAGCTAGCATGCTGATGGCCGGGTGGGAGAGCGCAtctgcaaccacattgtccttggcTGCTCTGTGCCAGATGTCTGTCATGAATTCGGACATGTAGGAGAGGTGGCACTGTTgcctggccgaccacaggtccttgGTCATAGCCAATGCTTGGGTGAGAGGCTTGTgatcggtaaaaatggtgaacgTTCTGCCTCCAAGAAGTATCGAAAGtggcggatggccaggtacagcgcaGGGAGCTCCCGGTCGAACACACTGTATTTAATTTCCTGCGGCCAcaactgcttactgaaaaaggccagcgggtgccactcccgtccagccattgttccAGTACTCCCCCAACCGCCGGGGCAGAAGCATCATCTGAGAGCGCCATGTGCGCTTCTGGGTGCAGGTGTACCAACAAAATTGCCTCTGCGAGGGCCTGTTTCATTGTAGGGAAGGCCTCGTCCACCTCCTCTGACCAGGCCAGGGTCTTCTCTTTCGTCGTGATCAGTGCGAAAAGAGGGCGCATGATGAGGGTGGTGTTGGGGATGAATCTCtggataaaaatttaccattcccacgaattcctgcaggcccttgagggaggAGGGTTTGAGAAAATGCTGGACAGCTGCCACTTTCTCTGGTGCCGGAGATGCCCCAGAAACTGGGATGgtatgccccaggaactgcaatgtcTGTTTCCCAAGCTGGCATTTGCCAAATTCTGCCAGCCTGGCATTCAGGGTACAGaaatgggccttgtgctctttgtGGCTgtggctggctaccaggatgtcaactaggtagataaagacaaagacCAAATCACTACCCACTGTgcccatgaggcgctggaatgtctgggcaTCATTCTTCAACCTGAACGGCATctgcaggaattcaaacaagacaaaaggggtgataatggcagtCTTTCCAACGCCACCTGGTGGTATCTGAGCACCAGATTGACTTTCAAAAATAACCACGCGCCTTGGAGGTTGGCCGCGAATTCCTGGATATGGGAGACcgggtacctgtctggagtcgTGATGTAATTTAGCCATTTGTAGTCTCCACAGGGCCTCCAAACCCCTGATGACTTCAGAACCATGTGCAGTGGCGCCGCCCAAGTGCTGTCTGACCACCGAACAATGCCCAGCTCTTGGAGactggagaattcctcctttgcctgttttAGCTTGTTTGGTGGCAGCCGCCTAGCTTTGGTATGCATGCTGGGGGGAGGCAACGTTGAAGCATTGCTCCAGGATGACAGGGAACTCACTGAGGATCTCGGCGAACACGTCTGTGGTGGGGGCTACCATAGCGATTTTGGGTCTGTCATCATCCACCGTGCTCAGGCGGACAGAGCCAAAGGTGTGGGTGTTGTGTAGCCTCCTGTTCCACACATCCACCAGCAGACCGTGAGGCTTTAGGAAGTTAGCCCCTCCAAGTGAACTTTTCATCTTGATCTGTATTTGTGCCCTACGGGTGACTTGTGTCTTGATTGTGGAACCATTGGCAGCCCACAGGGTTGGACTGAGGGTCCGGGTGCGTTTCTAGCGCTGTAGAGGGGAGGGCACTCAGCTCGGCCCCTGTGTCCACTAGGAACCGTTGGGCTGTGGACGTCAgtgatgtaaaggaggctgttcacATGGCCAACTGTCGCAGCCATCTATGGCGGTTGGCCTAGCCATTTCCCTGGAAGTtgcagggctggcggcacttgcGGGCTTTCACTCCCCGGCGCTTGTGATAAAAGCGCCATGTTGACTGGTTTTCCTCTGCCTTGTGCTTGGGAGTATCCTGCAGATGGTGGGTCCCCGGCTTAGAGACTTAGCTGAGGGCTTCTTCATTCTCCTGTTTTGcgtgccagagggcatctgcccgGGCTGCGGCCTTGTGGGGGTCGAAAAATTCCTCTTCGTACAGATGGAGCCAGATATGTtctggcatctgttcaaggaatatctggcggaagagaaaacacGGTTCATGATCCTCCGGCAGGGCCAGTATTTCGTCCATGAGGGCTGGGAGGCTGCGatcccccaacccatccaggtgtaAGAGCCTGGAAGCCCGGTGCTGAGGAgtgaggccaaacttccccaggagtagATTTTTGAGGGCGGTATACTTGCCCACTGCCGATGaatgatgtcatccaccctcaATGCCGTGTCATGGTCCAGCGCGCCCACGACGTGGTAAAATTTTCTGGTGTCGTCTGAGATGTTGCGGAGGTGTAATTGTGCCTCCGCCTGCCCAAACCATGTCCGTGGGCAATGGGGCCAGAAGGGGTGAAGTTTGAGGGCTACTGCATTCACCTCAGCTGTGTCCATCGTTCGCTGGGTCCAGATAGCCATCTGggcccatcggggtcaccactgtagcacttgcaggagctgaaggaaatcactgctgccacatcgaaggtcgttaacgactgtttttattcaaattcagcgcgtccctttaagggcagcatgagctcagtcacctggtgcattgtgacatcataatcactgtccAGGGTGTgctctggaagggatgctggagtcagagtgaaacctctgatgacaccatttcaccatggctgccctgccaaaTGGCGAAACAAGCAGgcccggttcgccatgaggatgtgcgccacagTTTATTACATAACAGGTTGAATTGCCACATGTATAAATTAAAACTGACAGAAAAGATCAAGATATATAGAATTCGTAACATTGCATTAATGTTTGTTGGTTTGGAACCAACATACAAAAGGGCAGAATAAGTCATTATGTGGCTAgaaatcaagaataaaacagtaagagacatcgtcgAAACCTTGGGATTTTCAAAATCCACTgtttgggacatcattaagaagaaagagcgcacTGGTGAGCTCATTAATCACTAAGGGAttgatattccaaggaagaccagcACCGCTGAGGACCAGATCCCGGCGAGGGGTGGAGATGCAGTCACTTTcaacggaggaagaagaagaaggtcaAGTCGTCGGTggaacagaagaagaggaggccTATCCAGgcgcagaagaagaagaaactgtGACGTTCAAGGGTAGGCCCTTATCTAAATATGTTCAGGAGAAGTCTGAAACTCCTCATTATCCAGACCCTGTAGTTCAATTAGAAACTTTCTCTAAACAAAGTGAAATTATGTCAAAGCATGTCAAAAATTATGTCATCTTTGATAATCAATTTACTGGTATAAAGTAGGAAACGTTAACCATTACGTCTGATGTGGCAAAATGTGTGAAGCTGGTGGATAAAGTACAGGGTCaagttaagaagattgaagaggactTTCATGATTGTCATGGAGATGTTGAGCAATGTAAGGAAAGGATGGGACCGATGGAGGATTCTTTTACTGGATGGGAAATACATTGAAAAGATTTATTAAAGAAGATTGGTGCTTTGGAGAATCAGTcaaaggaataatgttaaaattg of the Narcine bancroftii isolate sNarBan1 chromosome 4, sNarBan1.hap1, whole genome shotgun sequence genome contains:
- the LOC138761391 gene encoding zona pellucida sperm-binding protein 3-like, with protein sequence MLVREASVETCARALVSQWITRFSMPAHITSDRGAQFTSALWLQLARHFGVTPHHTTVDHPWSNGLAERFHQHIKSTLMARLSGPDWVDELHWVLLGIRMAPKEDLQASSAEMVYGAPFSLPGEFFSMEAEIMHNEALPPALTYSCGHSTMTVWVAMDPGAGASASALRLGKCPPSGFSSPRLVLFQYALQDCWAGRLVTDQEVIFWNYLKFGGSSAPGMDSPQLNARLECRYPVNERPILLPSLPLTGALAADGNLIFSMKMMTGDWTAERPDSLFFLGASINLEASVLATYHQPLRLYLKECIATPTRSLGKSPENYTIINNYGCLVDGKTGNSKYLPRSDGSVLQFVIQAFKFLSLEDADIFIHCSAFVWVPSWDGLLHKACSFDQQTKSWKLLDAPLQSSLCDCCNTSCQPIPSRHKQHTVHESSVGQVIKVGPLRVLGKQLESKTLENQ